In Acidovorax sp. GBBC 1281, a single window of DNA contains:
- a CDS encoding DUF1513 domain-containing protein, with product MPTKRPERIPAASAPLSRRQALRLGAGLGLAVPLAAAWAGPAAAAGSLRLAAAWQQEDGSYRIGVLQARPGQDAPLRATHTLDIPTRAHGLCPLPDGSIVAASRRPGDWLVRWWPGTPREPVWQWTDGTRSFNGHVIASPDGRLLYTTETDADTGQSLVVQRSAERLEAVSEWPTQGIDAHELIWDRHTLADGAPTLIVANGGVPTAPETGRVKRALETMDSSVVRLHGRTGDVLGQWRLDDRRLSLRHLAWSADGRVLGIALQAEHDGQPDREAAPVLALFDGKALRATAPVPAQGPGGPQGVLQGGLRGYGGSIAATPEGWAVSCPRAQGIATFSPQGEWQRLVALPEVCALAVNGTALWAAGLDHTLEDARGAAPQPHLHRSGLAKARVDNHWYITG from the coding sequence ATGCCAACCAAGCGACCGGAACGCATCCCTGCCGCCTCGGCACCGCTGTCGCGCCGGCAGGCGCTGCGGCTCGGCGCAGGCCTGGGGCTGGCCGTGCCGCTGGCCGCCGCCTGGGCCGGCCCGGCCGCCGCCGCGGGCTCACTGCGCCTGGCAGCGGCATGGCAACAGGAAGACGGCAGCTACCGCATCGGTGTGCTGCAGGCCCGGCCCGGCCAGGACGCACCGCTGCGCGCAACGCACACCCTGGACATTCCCACCCGTGCCCACGGCCTGTGCCCCCTGCCGGACGGCAGCATCGTGGCGGCGTCGCGCCGGCCCGGCGACTGGCTGGTGCGCTGGTGGCCAGGCACCCCGCGCGAACCCGTCTGGCAGTGGACGGACGGCACCCGCTCGTTCAACGGCCACGTGATCGCATCGCCGGACGGACGCCTGCTCTACACGACCGAGACCGATGCCGACACCGGCCAGAGCCTCGTCGTGCAGCGCAGCGCCGAGCGGCTGGAGGCGGTGAGCGAATGGCCCACGCAGGGCATCGACGCGCACGAACTCATCTGGGACCGCCACACGCTCGCCGATGGCGCGCCCACCTTGATCGTCGCCAACGGCGGCGTGCCCACCGCGCCGGAGACCGGCCGCGTGAAACGCGCGCTGGAGACCATGGACTCGTCCGTCGTACGGCTGCATGGCCGCACCGGCGACGTGCTGGGCCAATGGCGGCTGGACGACCGGCGGCTGAGCCTTCGGCACCTGGCCTGGAGCGCCGATGGCCGCGTGCTGGGCATCGCCCTGCAAGCCGAGCACGACGGCCAGCCGGACCGGGAGGCGGCGCCCGTGCTGGCGCTCTTTGATGGCAAGGCGTTGCGGGCCACCGCGCCCGTCCCCGCGCAGGGACCCGGCGGTCCACAGGGCGTTTTGCAAGGCGGTTTGCGGGGGTATGGCGGCAGCATCGCCGCCACCCCCGAGGGATGGGCCGTGAGCTGCCCTCGCGCCCAGGGCATCGCCACCTTCAGCCCACAAGGGGAATGGCAGCGCCTGGTGGCGTTGCCCGAGGTCTGCGCACTCGCCGTGAACGGCACCGCGCTCTGGGCTGCCGGACTGGACCACACCCTCGAAGACGCCCGCGGCGCCGCACCGCAGCCCCATCTCCACCGCAGCGGCTTGGCCAAAGCGCGTGTGGACAACCACTGGTACATCACCGGGTAA
- a CDS encoding aspartyl/asparaginyl beta-hydroxylase domain-containing protein has protein sequence MTAQPTVAPLAPNDFPPMRRLAHGMAEVAAALQEVHALPDSLWGPHFNLAKHNGGWHVAALRSTSRSPPPAAPGEFAADFFQDEATMAQCPAIRTLVAGITEGAPLKSVRVLRLAPGGTILEHADAGVGLRDGEVRLHLPLQTHDEVFFHVGGQRVPMRTGEWWYADFSLPHRVCNRGTVERLHLVVDCEATPRLRQAIAAGDTGRPYPPEQDPQWRFARFREQVFDEPALQDRLLGIHSREAFAQACMELGQARGWAFTEAEVLSAMASGRQAWMQQWVV, from the coding sequence ATGACCGCCCAGCCCACCGTGGCACCCCTTGCGCCCAACGACTTCCCGCCCATGCGGCGGCTGGCGCACGGCATGGCCGAAGTGGCTGCGGCGCTGCAAGAGGTCCATGCATTGCCGGACAGCCTCTGGGGCCCGCATTTCAATCTGGCGAAGCACAACGGCGGCTGGCACGTGGCGGCCCTGCGCAGCACGTCCCGCTCGCCGCCGCCTGCCGCGCCAGGCGAGTTCGCCGCGGACTTCTTCCAGGACGAAGCCACGATGGCGCAATGCCCCGCCATTCGGACCCTGGTGGCCGGCATCACGGAAGGCGCGCCGCTCAAATCGGTGCGCGTGCTGCGCCTGGCGCCCGGTGGCACCATCCTGGAACACGCCGATGCCGGCGTGGGGCTGCGCGATGGCGAGGTGCGTTTGCACCTGCCGCTGCAGACGCATGACGAAGTCTTTTTCCATGTGGGTGGCCAGCGGGTGCCCATGCGCACGGGCGAGTGGTGGTATGCCGATTTCTCCCTGCCGCACCGGGTTTGCAACCGGGGCACGGTCGAGCGGCTGCACCTGGTGGTGGATTGCGAGGCGACGCCCCGCCTGCGCCAAGCCATCGCCGCGGGCGATACCGGGCGGCCCTACCCGCCCGAACAGGACCCGCAGTGGCGGTTCGCGCGGTTTCGGGAACAGGTCTTCGACGAACCGGCGCTGCAGGACCGCCTGCTGGGCATCCACTCGCGGGAGGCATTCGCGCAGGCCTGCATGGAACTGGGCCAGGCCCGTGGATGGGCCTTCACCGAGGCGGAAGTCCTGTCCGCCATGGCCTCCGGGCGGCAGGCATGGATGCAGCAATGGGTCGTCTGA
- a CDS encoding sulfotransferase family protein, with product MGRLNFEGWSPIRIYPGAGGETLVDWMRAPPEVTRAPFFSDGVQDAMHHPFHQGFRRQTPLSDLLDWAQASPGLAPSGIVFHVSRCGSTLVTQAFAALDSHVTLSEPPLLDDLMRANSLLPGMDRALAVPAARAVASAWSQPLRPGHGARRSHLVIKCDCWATGYADQIAQAWPDTPWLFLYRDPLEVLVSQLQQRAAYLIAGGPLGVNPAGIAFDDALHMGPEAYCARSLGALYETMVQQFRPERTLLLDYRQLPSAILTEVAPHFGMALDAAATEQAELTFAVHAKHPNHPFAPDAQRKRSQASPRLHELAMQWIDPHYRALEAMRAAAGKASMHAGGTPSEALEAG from the coding sequence ATGGGTCGTCTGAATTTCGAGGGCTGGTCGCCCATCCGCATCTACCCGGGGGCCGGCGGAGAGACGCTGGTGGACTGGATGCGCGCGCCGCCCGAGGTCACGCGCGCACCCTTCTTCTCGGACGGGGTGCAGGATGCGATGCATCACCCCTTCCACCAGGGGTTTCGCCGGCAGACACCGCTGTCCGATCTGCTCGACTGGGCGCAGGCTTCGCCAGGCCTGGCGCCCTCGGGCATCGTCTTTCACGTGTCGCGCTGCGGCTCGACGCTCGTGACGCAGGCCTTCGCGGCGCTGGACAGCCACGTCACCCTATCGGAGCCTCCACTGCTGGACGATCTGATGCGCGCGAACTCCCTGCTGCCCGGCATGGATCGGGCACTGGCGGTTCCCGCGGCCAGGGCGGTGGCCAGCGCCTGGTCGCAGCCGCTGCGGCCGGGCCACGGGGCAAGGCGCAGCCACCTCGTCATCAAATGCGATTGCTGGGCCACAGGCTATGCGGACCAGATCGCGCAAGCCTGGCCCGACACCCCATGGCTTTTCCTGTACCGGGACCCGCTGGAAGTGCTGGTGTCCCAATTGCAGCAGCGCGCGGCCTACCTGATCGCGGGCGGGCCCCTCGGCGTCAACCCCGCCGGCATCGCGTTCGACGATGCCTTGCACATGGGGCCCGAAGCCTATTGCGCCCGCAGCCTGGGCGCACTCTACGAAACCATGGTGCAGCAGTTCCGGCCGGAGCGCACGCTGCTGCTCGACTACCGGCAGCTTCCATCGGCCATCCTCACGGAGGTCGCGCCGCATTTCGGCATGGCGCTCGACGCTGCGGCCACCGAGCAGGCCGAACTCACCTTCGCTGTCCATGCGAAGCACCCCAACCACCCGTTCGCACCCGACGCGCAGCGCAAGCGCAGCCAGGCTTCGCCTCGCCTGCACGAACTGGCCATGCAATGGATCGATCCCCACTACCGCGCTTTGGAAGCCATGCGCGCGGCGGCAGGTAAGGCTTCCATGCACGCCGGCGGAACCCCTTCCGAAGCCCTTGAAGCCGGTTGA
- a CDS encoding ABC transporter substrate-binding protein, with amino-acid sequence MTFSPPSPARLGRRGFLGASVSTAATVACAAAPALATPTDPARHGIRRTVGVLLPESSRYPTLSAEFLAGLEAGADASEHPPRWLPLPYGRSPQAALRQARDAVGSGAVDALAGWLPMQSARDLVPLLEANQVPFLASDTGADRLPTRLAARSPWLIAHTLGLWQSCAVLGQEAPRRWGSRALLCMGFLESGYDFPHEFRRAFEAAGGTVSAVHVSGLPDGSDEFAGLRSAWHSARADFVVGLYSGAQALRFQRQWSQLQPHSPPPVVGTLFSQGPADAVQALPRGWASVASWNAGSDACRSIAARCTPRGAGSLTDLSGPALLGFEAGQRFAQWQSNGAGVEQLALLCAAPDNGPRGVQPHDLVSGERNGTHWLRGGTPATGVATELAWATRGTPAPLGAPGCSGWATPYLVT; translated from the coding sequence ATGACTTTTTCGCCCCCCTCCCCTGCGCGACTCGGCCGACGTGGCTTCCTGGGCGCCTCCGTGTCCACGGCAGCGACCGTGGCCTGCGCCGCCGCGCCGGCCCTGGCAACGCCGACGGACCCGGCACGACACGGCATCCGGCGGACGGTCGGCGTCCTGCTGCCGGAATCGTCGCGCTACCCCACCCTTTCCGCGGAGTTCCTGGCCGGCCTGGAAGCGGGCGCCGACGCCTCGGAACACCCCCCGCGTTGGCTGCCGCTGCCCTACGGGCGCAGTCCCCAGGCCGCGCTGCGGCAGGCGCGTGACGCCGTCGGATCCGGTGCGGTCGACGCGCTGGCAGGATGGCTGCCGATGCAGTCGGCCCGGGATCTGGTGCCGCTCCTGGAAGCGAACCAGGTGCCTTTTCTGGCCAGCGACACGGGGGCCGACCGGCTGCCCACACGGCTGGCCGCCCGCTCGCCGTGGCTGATTGCGCACACGTTGGGGCTGTGGCAGTCCTGCGCGGTGCTGGGGCAGGAAGCCCCGCGGCGCTGGGGCAGCCGCGCCCTGCTGTGCATGGGCTTTCTGGAAAGCGGCTACGACTTTCCGCATGAATTTCGCCGCGCGTTCGAGGCCGCAGGCGGCACGGTGTCCGCAGTGCACGTCTCCGGCCTGCCCGACGGCTCCGACGAGTTCGCCGGCTTGCGTTCGGCCTGGCATTCCGCCCGCGCCGACTTCGTGGTGGGCCTGTATTCCGGCGCGCAGGCCTTGCGCTTTCAGCGGCAGTGGAGCCAGTTGCAGCCGCACAGCCCGCCCCCCGTGGTGGGCACCCTCTTTTCGCAAGGGCCGGCGGACGCTGTCCAGGCGCTGCCGAGAGGCTGGGCCAGCGTGGCCTCCTGGAACGCCGGGTCCGATGCCTGCCGGTCGATCGCCGCCCGTTGCACGCCTCGGGGCGCCGGTTCGCTAACGGACCTGAGCGGCCCGGCCCTGCTCGGCTTCGAGGCCGGGCAGCGCTTCGCGCAGTGGCAGAGCAACGGCGCGGGGGTTGAACAACTGGCCCTCCTGTGTGCGGCCCCGGACAATGGCCCCCGCGGCGTCCAGCCCCACGATCTGGTGAGCGGCGAGCGCAACGGCACCCACTGGCTTCGCGGCGGCACGCCCGCAACGGGCGTTGCCACCGAGCTGGCATGGGCCACGCGCGGCACCCCGGCACCGCTCGGAGCCCCCGGCTGCAGCGGCTGGGCCACCCCTTATCTCGTGACTTAA
- a CDS encoding phage tail protein, which yields MAADPFLGEISVFAGNYAPRNWAFCWGQLLAISSNSALFSLLGTTYGGNGQTTFALPDLRGRIPLGMGQLPGGSFYSQGQMGGQESVTLNINNMPMHNHTTTVAVNSGAGNSAAPNGRYLAASDRRDNQYTNQAPDGNLAGITTGLAGNSVPHENMQPYLSLNFIIALVGTFPARN from the coding sequence ATGGCTGCAGACCCATTCCTCGGTGAAATCTCCGTGTTCGCAGGCAACTACGCGCCCCGAAACTGGGCTTTCTGCTGGGGCCAGCTGCTGGCGATCTCCAGCAACAGCGCATTGTTCTCGCTGCTGGGCACCACCTACGGCGGCAATGGCCAGACCACCTTTGCGCTGCCCGATCTGCGCGGCCGTATACCGCTGGGCATGGGCCAATTGCCTGGCGGAAGCTTCTACAGCCAGGGGCAGATGGGCGGGCAGGAGAGCGTCACGCTCAACATCAACAACATGCCGATGCACAACCACACCACGACCGTGGCGGTGAACAGCGGCGCGGGCAACTCGGCAGCGCCCAACGGCCGGTATCTGGCCGCTTCCGACCGGCGCGACAACCAATACACCAACCAGGCCCCCGACGGCAACCTGGCCGGCATTACGACGGGGCTGGCCGGAAACAGCGTGCCGCACGAGAACATGCAGCCTTATCTCTCCCTCAACTTCATCATCGCGCTCGTAGGGACCTTTCCGGCGCGAAATTGA
- a CDS encoding UvrD-helicase domain-containing protein has product MLPHDLFSGAPAPFGAGDAGPAPQSDAASPLLQNLNDEQLAAVTLPAGHALILAGAGSGKTRVLTTRIAWLLQNGYATPGGILAVTFTNKAAKEMVLRLSAMLPVNVRGMWIGTFHGLCNRLLRAHYKLAGLPQAFQILDTQDQLSAVKRLCKQFNIDEERFPPKQVQYFISGCKEEGLRPGDVDARDADARKKVELYQLYEEQCQREGVVDFGELMLRSYELLRDNDPVRAHYQRRFQHILVDEFQDTNKLQYAWLKQLAGDVADGQFQPRGSVIAVGDDDQSIYAFRGARVGNMADFVREFDVQRQIKLEQNYRSYSNILDSANALISHNSKRLGKNLRTTQGPGEPVRVFEATTDLAEAQWMVEEIRQLVRSDGFERKEVAVLYRSNAQSRVIESALFNAAVPYRVYGGLRFFERAEIKHALAYLRVLENPHDDTSFLRVVNFPPRGIGARTVEVLQDAARSAGCSLHDAVTAVPGKAGANLGSFVALVDVLREQTQGMTLRGIIEQMLESSGLLEHFRSEKEGADRIENLQELVNAAESFVTQEGFGRDAIALPVDEHGTPLTQSPASQGLDPSLPTTDEPLPSGVAGIVDTDTGETLSPLAAFLTHAALEAGDNQAQAGQDAVQLMTVHASKGLEFDAVFIGGMEEGLFPHENAMSDREGLEEERRLMYVAITRARKRLYLSHSQTRLLHGQTRYNIKSRFFDELPEAALKWITPKQQGFGTFAPNSGAGGAYGSNARGGFGSKSESFASPPVPVQKAAPSHGLRVGLGVFHTKFGEGKVLALEGTGDDARAQVNFPRHGTKWLALSVAKLTVVD; this is encoded by the coding sequence ATGCTCCCACACGACCTGTTTTCCGGCGCGCCAGCGCCTTTCGGTGCTGGCGACGCCGGCCCCGCGCCCCAGTCCGATGCCGCCTCGCCCCTGCTGCAGAACCTGAACGACGAGCAACTGGCCGCGGTCACGCTGCCGGCCGGGCACGCCCTGATCCTCGCGGGCGCAGGCTCGGGCAAGACCCGGGTGCTCACCACCCGCATCGCCTGGCTGCTGCAGAACGGCTACGCCACGCCCGGCGGCATCCTGGCCGTCACCTTCACCAACAAGGCCGCCAAGGAGATGGTCCTGCGCCTGTCGGCCATGCTGCCGGTGAACGTGCGCGGCATGTGGATCGGCACCTTCCACGGGCTGTGCAACCGCCTGCTGCGGGCGCACTACAAGCTGGCCGGCCTGCCGCAGGCCTTCCAGATCCTGGACACGCAGGACCAGCTTTCGGCCGTCAAGCGGCTGTGCAAGCAGTTCAACATCGACGAGGAGCGCTTTCCCCCGAAGCAGGTGCAGTACTTCATCAGCGGCTGCAAGGAAGAGGGCCTGCGCCCGGGCGACGTGGACGCACGCGATGCCGATGCCCGCAAGAAGGTCGAGCTGTACCAGCTGTACGAAGAGCAGTGCCAGCGCGAGGGCGTGGTCGATTTCGGCGAACTGATGCTGCGCAGCTACGAACTGTTGCGCGACAACGATCCGGTGCGCGCGCATTACCAGCGGCGCTTCCAGCACATCCTGGTGGACGAGTTCCAGGACACCAACAAGCTGCAGTACGCCTGGCTCAAGCAGCTCGCGGGCGACGTGGCGGACGGCCAGTTCCAGCCGCGCGGCAGCGTGATCGCCGTGGGCGACGACGACCAGAGCATCTATGCCTTTCGCGGTGCGCGCGTGGGCAACATGGCCGACTTCGTGCGCGAGTTCGACGTGCAGCGCCAGATCAAGCTGGAGCAGAACTACCGCAGCTACAGCAACATCCTCGATTCGGCCAACGCCCTCATCAGCCACAACAGCAAGCGCCTGGGCAAGAACCTGCGCACCACGCAGGGCCCCGGCGAGCCGGTGCGCGTGTTCGAGGCCACCACCGACCTAGCCGAGGCGCAGTGGATGGTGGAGGAGATCCGCCAGCTCGTGCGCAGCGATGGTTTCGAACGCAAGGAAGTGGCCGTGCTCTACCGCAGCAATGCGCAGAGCCGGGTGATCGAGTCGGCCCTGTTCAATGCCGCGGTGCCTTACCGCGTGTACGGCGGCCTGCGCTTCTTCGAGCGGGCCGAAATCAAGCACGCGCTGGCCTACCTGCGCGTGCTGGAGAACCCGCACGACGACACGAGCTTTCTGCGCGTGGTCAATTTCCCGCCGCGCGGCATCGGCGCGCGCACGGTCGAGGTGCTGCAGGACGCGGCGCGCAGCGCGGGCTGCTCGCTGCACGATGCCGTCACTGCGGTGCCGGGCAAGGCCGGCGCCAACCTGGGCAGCTTCGTCGCCCTGGTCGACGTGCTGCGCGAGCAGACGCAGGGCATGACCCTGCGCGGCATCATCGAGCAGATGCTGGAGTCGAGCGGCCTGCTGGAGCACTTCCGCTCCGAAAAGGAAGGCGCCGACCGCATCGAAAACCTGCAGGAACTGGTGAACGCGGCCGAGAGCTTCGTCACGCAGGAGGGCTTCGGTCGCGATGCCATCGCGCTGCCGGTGGACGAGCACGGCACGCCGCTCACGCAAAGCCCGGCGAGCCAGGGCCTGGACCCGTCGCTGCCCACGACCGACGAGCCGCTGCCCAGCGGCGTGGCGGGCATCGTGGACACCGATACCGGCGAGACACTCTCGCCCCTGGCCGCCTTCCTGACCCACGCGGCGCTGGAGGCGGGCGACAACCAGGCGCAGGCCGGCCAGGATGCCGTGCAGCTCATGACCGTGCACGCCTCCAAGGGCCTGGAATTCGACGCCGTGTTCATCGGCGGCATGGAAGAGGGCCTGTTCCCCCACGAGAACGCGATGAGCGACCGCGAAGGGCTGGAGGAAGAGCGGCGCCTGATGTACGTGGCCATCACCCGCGCGCGAAAGCGCCTGTACCTGAGCCATTCGCAGACCCGGCTGCTGCACGGCCAGACGCGCTACAACATCAAGAGCCGGTTTTTCGACGAACTGCCCGAAGCCGCGCTGAAATGGATCACACCCAAGCAGCAGGGGTTCGGCACGTTTGCTCCTAATTCAGGAGCGGGCGGTGCATATGGATCTAACGCGAGAGGCGGATTTGGATCCAAGTCGGAATCGTTCGCCAGCCCGCCGGTCCCGGTGCAGAAGGCCGCGCCGTCGCACGGGCTGCGCGTGGGGCTGGGCGTGTTCCACACCAAGTTCGGCGAGGGCAAGGTGCTGGCGCTGGAGGGCACCGGCGACGATGCGCGCGCCCAGGTGAACTTTCCCCGGCATGGCACCAAATGGCTGGCGCTGTCGGTGGCCAAGCTGACCGTGGTGGATTGA
- a CDS encoding MurR/RpiR family transcriptional regulator, with amino-acid sequence MLLTERLVLHAPTLTASERALADDLQRHYPDGLLDSASAMAARAGTSASTVVRLFAKLGYASLAEVRREARSEVTVLLQTPAQRTRATIGSDRTLAECVDDALLHDQHNLTATRQGLDMGVFGAVVQAISGCQGRVFVMAEKNSVPVSSYLTTHLNMCRPQVLELGAGAPFAVDRLLWTEPQDVLLVFTIRRYSNGALLAAQHFRQQGCTVVAITDSAAAPIVACAHHSLLVGTANASPFDSYTAAFFLCNALVSAVAQQRHGEVAQTLQRRDALWKDFEADAVDGLRRMPPHPARPRSGG; translated from the coding sequence ATGCTCCTGACCGAACGGCTCGTCCTCCACGCTCCCACACTGACGGCCAGCGAACGTGCGCTGGCGGACGACCTGCAGCGCCACTACCCCGATGGATTGCTCGACTCGGCCAGCGCCATGGCCGCGCGCGCGGGCACCAGCGCCTCCACCGTGGTGCGGCTGTTCGCCAAGCTGGGCTATGCCAGCCTGGCCGAGGTGCGCCGCGAAGCCCGCAGCGAGGTGACCGTGCTGCTGCAGACGCCCGCCCAGCGCACGCGCGCCACCATCGGCAGCGACCGCACCCTGGCCGAGTGCGTGGACGATGCGCTGCTGCACGACCAGCACAACCTCACCGCCACCCGGCAGGGCCTGGACATGGGCGTGTTCGGGGCGGTGGTGCAGGCCATCAGCGGCTGCCAGGGGCGCGTCTTCGTGATGGCCGAGAAGAACAGCGTGCCGGTCTCCTCCTACCTCACCACTCACCTGAACATGTGCCGGCCGCAGGTGCTGGAACTGGGAGCGGGCGCGCCCTTCGCGGTGGACCGGCTGCTGTGGACCGAGCCGCAGGACGTGCTGCTGGTGTTCACCATCCGCCGCTATTCCAACGGCGCGCTGCTGGCCGCGCAGCATTTCCGGCAGCAGGGGTGCACCGTGGTGGCGATCACCGACAGCGCGGCGGCGCCCATCGTGGCCTGCGCCCACCACAGCCTGCTGGTGGGCACGGCCAACGCGTCCCCGTTCGACTCCTACACCGCCGCGTTCTTCCTGTGCAACGCGCTGGTGTCCGCCGTGGCGCAGCAGCGGCATGGCGAGGTGGCGCAGACCCTGCAGCGCCGCGACGCGCTGTGGAAGGACTTCGAGGCCGACGCGGTGGACGGCCTGCGCCGCATGCCGCCGCACCCGGCCCGCCCGCGCAGCGGGGGGTAG
- a CDS encoding M20 family metallopeptidase — MTTPIEAASPATGQALPPAAQPLLAWLASQESAMFDLLRQVVDTDSGSGHVAGVQQVAALLRGRLEAAGIAVQTLPQPGWGECLLARIPGSNPAAAGHLQLMGHMDTVFPLGTAAERPWRVEAGKAFGPGVADMKSGLVMNVFVAEALARFGGNASPVHLFFSCDEEVGSPACRTVIREISQGARAVLNAEPGRITGNVVVERKGSYRIDFEVQGVAAHAGINPAQGASAIEALARKTVALHALNGCEPGVTLNVGFIQGGMASNVVAPLARAHLDLRYTAENDLEAVLARIRAVIEEESLPRTSGRIVEQTGTLPMAKTPADLLAAYQRSAAQVGFAVEGEFTGGAADSGITSSMGIPSLCALGPVGGYAHSEREFCDLTTFVPRAQALALTLLALG, encoded by the coding sequence ATGACCACCCCCATCGAAGCCGCCTCCCCTGCCACCGGCCAGGCCCTGCCGCCGGCTGCGCAACCCCTGCTGGCCTGGCTGGCCTCGCAGGAAAGTGCCATGTTCGATCTGCTGCGGCAGGTGGTGGACACCGACAGCGGCAGCGGCCATGTGGCAGGCGTGCAGCAGGTCGCAGCCCTGCTGCGCGGGCGGCTGGAAGCGGCTGGCATCGCCGTGCAGACCCTGCCGCAGCCGGGCTGGGGCGAATGCCTGCTGGCCCGCATTCCGGGCAGCAACCCAGCGGCCGCAGGCCACCTGCAACTCATGGGCCACATGGACACGGTGTTCCCCCTGGGCACGGCCGCCGAGCGCCCCTGGCGGGTGGAGGCCGGCAAGGCCTTCGGGCCCGGCGTGGCGGACATGAAATCCGGCCTGGTCATGAACGTCTTCGTGGCCGAGGCGCTGGCCCGGTTCGGCGGCAACGCCTCGCCCGTGCACCTGTTCTTCTCATGCGACGAAGAAGTGGGCTCGCCCGCCTGCCGCACGGTGATCCGCGAAATCTCCCAGGGCGCGCGTGCCGTGCTCAACGCCGAGCCCGGCCGCATCACGGGCAACGTGGTGGTCGAGCGCAAGGGCTCGTACCGCATCGATTTCGAGGTGCAGGGCGTGGCCGCGCATGCGGGCATCAACCCCGCGCAAGGGGCCAGCGCCATCGAGGCCCTGGCGCGCAAGACGGTGGCACTGCACGCGCTCAACGGCTGCGAGCCGGGCGTGACGCTCAACGTCGGCTTCATCCAGGGCGGCATGGCCTCCAACGTGGTCGCGCCGCTGGCACGGGCCCATCTGGACCTGCGCTACACGGCCGAGAACGACCTCGAGGCCGTGCTGGCCCGCATCCGCGCGGTGATCGAAGAAGAATCGCTGCCCCGCACCAGCGGCCGCATCGTGGAGCAGACGGGCACGCTGCCCATGGCCAAAACCCCGGCCGACCTGCTGGCCGCCTACCAGCGCAGCGCGGCGCAGGTCGGCTTCGCGGTCGAGGGCGAATTCACCGGCGGGGCCGCCGACAGCGGCATCACCTCGTCGATGGGCATCCCATCGCTGTGCGCGCTGGGCCCGGTGGGCGGATACGCCCACAGCGAGCGCGAGTTCTGCGACCTGACCACCTTCGTGCCACGGGCCCAGGCGCTGGCCCTCACCCTGCTCGCGCTGGGCTGA
- a CDS encoding Bug family tripartite tricarboxylate transporter substrate binding protein — translation MPVRTAPSSPDACHLTRRQILASSLGLGLAGLPAVDSHAAETYPARPITLVVPFPPGGSVDVMARQYAEPLGRILGVPMVIDNKPGAGGSIGAQFVARSKADGYTLVVSSQSSHLANPLVQPNLGYDPIKDFDNIAILGRQPNVLVVHPSLPVKTFAEFVAYAKQRPGQLNFCSAGAGSMGQLNVEMMQLAIGTQAVHVPYRGGSPLITAVLANEVQFTLDNLVIFLPHIQAGKLRALAVASPQRLPQLPDVPTFAELGQAPLNQTSWTGIAAPANTPPAIVATLHKAIRTAATEPSMLENLRGRGVIAPEDMAPAGFEKMMAERLVAYGDVVRRANVKPE, via the coding sequence ATGCCTGTTCGCACCGCCCCTTCCTCGCCTGACGCCTGCCACTTGACCCGCCGCCAGATCCTGGCCTCCAGCCTCGGGCTGGGCCTGGCCGGCCTGCCCGCCGTGGACAGCCACGCGGCAGAGACCTACCCCGCGCGCCCGATCACGCTTGTCGTGCCCTTCCCGCCCGGCGGCTCGGTGGACGTGATGGCGCGGCAATACGCCGAGCCGCTCGGCCGCATCCTGGGCGTGCCCATGGTCATCGACAACAAGCCCGGCGCGGGCGGATCGATCGGCGCGCAGTTCGTGGCCCGTTCCAAGGCCGACGGCTACACGCTCGTGGTCTCGTCGCAAAGCAGCCACCTGGCCAATCCGCTCGTGCAGCCCAACCTGGGCTATGACCCCATCAAGGACTTCGACAACATCGCCATCCTGGGCCGCCAGCCCAACGTGCTCGTCGTGCACCCCAGCCTGCCGGTGAAGACCTTCGCCGAGTTCGTGGCCTACGCCAAGCAGCGCCCGGGCCAGCTCAACTTCTGCAGCGCCGGCGCTGGCAGCATGGGACAGCTCAATGTCGAAATGATGCAGCTGGCCATCGGCACGCAGGCCGTGCACGTGCCCTACCGCGGCGGCTCTCCGCTCATCACCGCCGTGCTGGCCAACGAGGTGCAGTTCACGCTCGACAACCTGGTCATCTTCCTGCCGCACATCCAGGCCGGCAAGCTGCGCGCGCTGGCCGTGGCGTCGCCCCAGCGCCTGCCGCAACTGCCCGACGTGCCCACCTTCGCCGAACTGGGCCAGGCCCCGCTCAACCAGACGTCGTGGACCGGCATCGCCGCGCCCGCCAACACGCCGCCCGCCATCGTGGCCACGCTGCACAAGGCCATCCGCACGGCGGCCACAGAACCCTCCATGCTGGAGAACCTGCGCGGCCGCGGCGTGATCGCGCCGGAAGACATGGCACCGGCCGGCTTCGAGAAGATGATGGCCGAGCGCCTGGTGGCCTACGGCGACGTGGTGCGCCGCGCCAACGTCAAGCCCGAGTAG